Sequence from the Methanosarcina siciliae T4/M genome:
ATTGAATATTAAATTACCTGATGTTATTTACGCCGAATATTTACTTCCGCTGAGATTTGCTTACCCTGAGATTTAATTAAGTTGCATTCAATTGTGATCCAGCCATTCAAACACACTTTTACAGATCAGTACTCAACCGATAGTATCCAGTAATTGTAAAAGATCCCTCAAAAAAGCCGAGGCAAAAAGGATACATTATAAAGGATACATCAATAACAAAGGAGCAAGTTTCCTTGACAGGCAATGATATTCTACTCTGGGACGAAACCTTATTTAAGGACCTTTCGGTGCTTGAGCCGGATTATCTCCCGGAATATTTTCCCCACAGGGACTCACAGTTAAATGCGCTCAGGTTTGCGCTCAGACCTGCCCTGCGCGGCATGCGGCCTTTGAATTGTTTGCTGGTCGGGCCACCGGGAACAGGAAAGACCAGTGCTGTTATGAAGGTTTTCGGGGAAGTTGGGGCTCATGCTCCCGGAGTCGTGGCTGCAAAAGTCAACTGCCAGATCGATTCTACACGCTTTGCAGTAATTTCCAGAATTTACAGGCAGCTTTTCGGGATCTCCCCTCCGAATTCCGGGATTGCTTTTCGGAAACTCTTCGAAACCGTTGTAAATTTCCTGATCTCTTCGGAAAAAGTCTTGATTGTGGCCCTTGACGACCTCAATTACCTCTGCTATGAAGGACATGCCAATGAAGTGATGTATTCCTTGCTCAGAGCCCACGAACAGTACCCCGGAGCAAAGATAGGGGTTATCGGGATCGTAAATGATGCATCCGATCTTTATTGCCTGGATTCAAGGGTCAACTCCGTTTTCCTGCCTGAAGAAATTTCCTTCCCGCGGTATGGGGAGGCAGAGATTCTGGATATCCTTAAAGACAGGGTTAAGTACGGTTTTTACCCGAAAGTAATTTCTGACGACGTACTGGAACTTGTTGTCTCGTATGTGGAAAAAACAGGCGACCTGAGGGTCGGGATAGACCTTTTGAGACGTTCGGGTTTCAACGCCGAGCGCAGGGGAAGCCGCGTAATCTTATCAGAGGATGTGGAAAAAGCCTATGAAGCTTCCAAACTTCTCCACCTGTGCAGGGGCATAAACCTCCTCTCGGACTCTGAAAAACAGCTGCTTGAACTGATAGCAAGGGCAGATGATGTTAAGGCCGGAGAACTCTACAAATCCTTCCACGAACTGACCCAGCTAGGGTACACCCGTTTTTACGGCATGGTCAACAGGCTCCAGACCCTTAACTATGTGGACGCCGACTTTACAGGCAAGGGCAAACGGGGCAGGACGAGGATAATAAAAACAAAGTATGAAGCTGATGACATCCTTAATTGCCTTAAGAAAGGCTGAAAGTCGAGTTAATTTGCAAAAAACTCTTTTATAAATTCTCTCAATCTCTTTTATAAATTCGTTTATAAAATTCTGGCTGCAAAAATAGCCTTATAACCCAAAAATCTGAAAGAATTCTAATTCTTTAAAAAACCTGAAAAGAAGCCTGAGAAAAAAGAGAACGGAGATTCACATGGATTTTTTCCGGTGAGAGGCCGGAAAACAGGCTTTCAGGCTTTAAATGTTTCCGATTGAACTTTAAAGATCTAACTTTAAAAAAGGAGCAGTATGGAAACTGCACCTTTTTTC
This genomic interval carries:
- a CDS encoding ORC1-type DNA replication protein; protein product: MTGNDILLWDETLFKDLSVLEPDYLPEYFPHRDSQLNALRFALRPALRGMRPLNCLLVGPPGTGKTSAVMKVFGEVGAHAPGVVAAKVNCQIDSTRFAVISRIYRQLFGISPPNSGIAFRKLFETVVNFLISSEKVLIVALDDLNYLCYEGHANEVMYSLLRAHEQYPGAKIGVIGIVNDASDLYCLDSRVNSVFLPEEISFPRYGEAEILDILKDRVKYGFYPKVISDDVLELVVSYVEKTGDLRVGIDLLRRSGFNAERRGSRVILSEDVEKAYEASKLLHLCRGINLLSDSEKQLLELIARADDVKAGELYKSFHELTQLGYTRFYGMVNRLQTLNYVDADFTGKGKRGRTRIIKTKYEADDILNCLKKG